Proteins encoded in a region of the Agromyces protaetiae genome:
- a CDS encoding polysaccharide deacetylase family protein, with amino-acid sequence MITSLPGDGQLLAWTVDDGASSAVVAAYAAFAADTGTRLTLFATGTYDAWRENQPALQPLVSSGQVQLANHTWSHPDLTELSDEGIRDELQRTHDLIGELYGVDARPFYRPPYGYYDARVIDVAASIGYTTPTLWYGSLSDSGLVSETLIVELATQWFLPQHIVIGHLNFDPVTHVFPQLRSIIQDRGLTTVTLNDVFASESHP; translated from the coding sequence GTGATCACCTCCTTACCCGGCGACGGGCAGCTCCTCGCGTGGACCGTCGACGACGGCGCGAGCTCGGCCGTCGTGGCCGCGTACGCGGCGTTCGCCGCGGACACCGGCACGCGGCTGACGCTCTTCGCCACCGGCACGTACGATGCCTGGCGGGAGAACCAGCCCGCCCTCCAGCCACTCGTGTCGAGCGGCCAGGTGCAGCTCGCGAACCACACCTGGAGCCATCCTGATCTCACCGAACTCAGCGACGAGGGCATCCGCGACGAGCTCCAGCGCACCCACGACCTCATCGGCGAACTGTACGGCGTCGACGCGCGCCCCTTCTACCGGCCGCCGTACGGCTACTACGACGCCCGGGTGATCGACGTCGCCGCATCCATCGGCTACACCACGCCCACACTCTGGTACGGCTCGCTCTCGGACTCCGGCCTGGTCAGCGAGACCCTCATCGTCGAGCTCGCGACCCAATGGTTCCTGCCGCAGCACATCGTGATCGGGCATCTCAACTTCGACCCCGTGACCCACGTCTTCCCGCAGCTGCGCTCGATCATCCAAGATCGCGGCCTGACCACCGTGACCCTCAACGACGTGTTCGCCAGCGAATCCCACCCCTGA
- a CDS encoding HNH endonuclease signature motif containing protein: MTISPLDRLHADLGALAVVWAQAQPAFGVASAAGAGGGGDSGAGVSGGAGAGAGMSGGAGAGAGVSGGAGGGAGGGSGAGAGAGGGVDGFAALSGPGLVRVVQGAARLKRSVEAFLALAGAEVAARSAPEFGAESLAKQYGHSSPAKLVAAVTGGGQGEASRLLAVGEATRQRESFTGEVLPAKFAHVRAGLDAGVLSIEAANLITGMLARVELRTDPGRLAAAEERLVQVAAGQPLSLVGRAVKVAEAQLNAGGLARADARMHAERSVTFREDADGVFHLRARLDPVTAAPVKAALDALVSDALRRRGSGRAAAAGAARAAQVGRGTDAAEVYTRDRIRGMNGAPGTSFDGDDVVGGGGGVTNGVGVGRGVGRGGGGGDGRSGTSGATSGGGLGGAGAPGTVGGGGPSGGGGTNGGGSGGDGRGAAPVIQDRRSIPQVQADALAELARHALGCQAAPGSVPATTIVVRMSLDALRDGVGTAEIDGIDRPISAGAVRKLAADAELIPAVLGADSVPLDLGRGTRLFTRYQRIALMERDGGCASCGANITYAEAHHIDWWSAGGTTDLSNGVMLCASCHHQIHDQGWQIRITGRDRRGQVWFIPPPHLDPKQTPKLGGKARFTPTPGAPPQPDAAPATEPRGRPNGSNRSDGSDGSDHVRRTRPATANTRATSRNRRARPAIESR, translated from the coding sequence ATGACGATCTCTCCGCTTGACCGGTTGCACGCCGATCTCGGTGCGCTGGCCGTGGTGTGGGCGCAGGCGCAGCCTGCGTTCGGGGTCGCGAGTGCTGCCGGTGCGGGTGGTGGCGGCGATTCGGGCGCGGGTGTGAGTGGCGGTGCCGGAGCGGGTGCGGGTATGAGTGGCGGTGCCGGAGCGGGTGCGGGTGTGAGTGGCGGTGCCGGTGGCGGCGCGGGTGGCGGTTCCGGTGCGGGTGCGGGTGCGGGTGGTGGTGTGGATGGCTTTGCGGCGTTGAGTGGGCCGGGGTTGGTGCGGGTGGTCCAGGGTGCGGCGCGATTGAAGCGGTCGGTGGAGGCGTTTCTGGCGCTGGCTGGTGCTGAGGTCGCGGCCCGGTCGGCGCCGGAGTTCGGGGCTGAGAGCCTGGCGAAACAGTACGGGCACTCGTCCCCGGCGAAGCTGGTCGCGGCGGTGACCGGGGGCGGGCAGGGTGAGGCGTCCCGGTTGCTCGCGGTCGGTGAAGCGACCCGGCAGCGGGAGTCGTTCACGGGTGAGGTGTTGCCGGCGAAGTTCGCGCACGTCCGGGCGGGGCTTGATGCGGGGGTGTTGAGCATTGAGGCGGCGAATCTGATCACGGGCATGCTGGCCCGGGTCGAGCTGCGCACCGACCCTGGACGGTTGGCCGCGGCTGAGGAGCGCCTGGTGCAGGTCGCGGCCGGGCAACCACTGTCACTGGTCGGCCGGGCAGTCAAAGTTGCCGAAGCGCAGCTGAATGCCGGCGGTCTGGCGCGGGCCGATGCGCGGATGCATGCCGAGCGGTCGGTGACGTTCCGCGAAGACGCCGACGGGGTGTTCCATCTGCGAGCCCGCCTCGACCCGGTCACCGCGGCGCCGGTGAAGGCGGCGCTGGACGCGCTGGTCAGCGACGCACTCCGACGACGCGGGTCAGGCCGGGCGGCTGCCGCCGGCGCGGCTCGTGCTGCGCAGGTGGGACGCGGCACCGATGCCGCCGAGGTCTACACCCGTGACCGCATCCGGGGCATGAACGGTGCCCCCGGCACGAGCTTTGATGGCGATGACGTTGTCGGCGGCGGTGGCGGTGTCACGAACGGTGTCGGTGTCGGTCGCGGTGTCGGTCGCGGTGGCGGCGGCGGTGACGGTCGCAGTGGAACGAGCGGTGCAACGAGCGGTGGCGGTCTCGGTGGCGCCGGCGCTCCTGGCACCGTTGGTGGCGGTGGCCCGAGCGGTGGCGGTGGCACCAACGGTGGTGGCAGCGGCGGCGACGGCCGTGGTGCGGCGCCGGTGATCCAGGACAGGCGGTCGATCCCGCAGGTGCAGGCCGACGCGTTGGCCGAGCTGGCGCGGCACGCGCTGGGCTGTCAAGCCGCACCCGGGTCGGTACCCGCGACCACGATCGTGGTCCGGATGAGTCTCGACGCGCTCCGCGACGGCGTAGGGACAGCGGAGATCGATGGCATCGACCGGCCGATCAGCGCGGGCGCGGTCCGCAAGCTCGCCGCCGACGCCGAACTCATCCCCGCCGTGCTCGGCGCCGACAGCGTCCCACTCGACCTCGGCCGCGGCACCCGCCTGTTCACCCGGTACCAACGCATCGCGCTCATGGAACGCGACGGTGGGTGCGCGTCCTGCGGGGCGAACATCACCTACGCCGAAGCGCACCACATCGACTGGTGGTCCGCCGGCGGCACCACCGACCTGAGCAACGGGGTCATGCTCTGCGCCAGCTGCCACCACCAGATCCACGACCAAGGCTGGCAAATCCGCATCACCGGGCGCGACCGACGCGGGCAGGTCTGGTTCATCCCACCCCCACACCTCGACCCGAAACAGACCCCCAAACTCGGCGGCAAAGCCCGCTTCACCCCCACACCAGGCGCCCCACCACAACCCGACGCTGCTCCCGCAACCGAACCGCGAGGCCGCCCGAACGGCTCCAACCGCTCCGACGGCTCCGACGGCTCCGACCACGTTCGGCGAACGCGCCCTGCAACCGCCAACACCCGAGCGACCAGCCGGAACCGCCGCGCACGACCGGCCATCGAATCGCGCTGA
- a CDS encoding NAD(P)H-dependent flavin oxidoreductase has product MTAQGELTDLLGVTHPVVLGPFGGASSVALTAAVSELGGLGSFGLYGYDRDRILEVGAALRATTTRPFALNLWLPMPEPVREGTADFAEAAEALRPLFESVGVAVPERAPSAVLPSFEEQWAAVLEVRPAVASFIFGVPPEQVMLDCRDRGIRVIGSATTPAEARALAGAGVDAVVATGSDAAGHRPSFLREAERSLVGAFSLIPQVVDAVDVPVIAAGGIADRRGAAAAIALGADGVQVGTAFLRTTESAITDAYRAAIVATAPDDTVLTRAMSGRLARGARNAAVAHIESTGSVTAFPVQNWLTGQFRAAAGAAGRADLQSLWMGQSAPLAVRTRAAEVFEEIVAGLPR; this is encoded by the coding sequence ATGACGGCGCAGGGCGAGCTGACCGACCTCCTCGGGGTCACCCATCCCGTGGTGTTGGGGCCGTTCGGCGGCGCGTCCTCGGTGGCGTTGACCGCGGCGGTGAGCGAACTCGGCGGGCTTGGGTCGTTCGGGCTGTACGGATACGACCGCGACCGGATCCTCGAGGTCGGGGCGGCGCTTCGAGCGACGACCACCCGGCCGTTCGCCCTGAATCTGTGGCTGCCCATGCCGGAGCCGGTTCGTGAGGGCACGGCGGACTTCGCCGAGGCCGCCGAGGCGCTGCGTCCGCTGTTCGAATCGGTGGGTGTGGCCGTTCCCGAGCGTGCGCCGAGCGCCGTGCTGCCCTCGTTCGAGGAGCAGTGGGCGGCGGTGCTCGAGGTGCGCCCGGCCGTGGCGAGCTTCATCTTCGGGGTGCCACCCGAGCAGGTGATGCTGGACTGTCGAGACCGAGGCATCCGCGTGATCGGGTCGGCGACCACGCCGGCCGAGGCGCGGGCACTGGCCGGCGCTGGTGTGGACGCGGTCGTCGCGACCGGCTCCGACGCGGCCGGGCACCGGCCGTCGTTCCTGCGGGAGGCCGAACGCTCGCTCGTCGGGGCCTTCTCGCTGATCCCGCAGGTGGTCGACGCGGTCGATGTGCCCGTGATCGCGGCGGGCGGTATCGCAGACCGCCGAGGTGCGGCGGCCGCGATCGCGCTCGGCGCTGACGGTGTGCAGGTGGGCACCGCGTTTCTGCGCACGACGGAGTCGGCAATCACTGACGCGTACCGCGCGGCGATCGTGGCGACCGCGCCGGACGACACGGTGCTGACGCGGGCGATGAGCGGACGTCTCGCGCGCGGTGCACGCAACGCCGCGGTCGCCCACATCGAGTCCACGGGGTCGGTCACCGCGTTCCCGGTGCAGAACTGGCTGACCGGCCAGTTCCGCGCCGCCGCCGGTGCGGCCGGCCGTGCCGACCTGCAGTCGCTCTGGATGGGCCAGTCCGCGCCGCTCGCCGTGCGGACCCGCGCAGCCGAGGTCTTCGAGGAGATCGTGGCCGGGCTCCCCCGCTGA
- a CDS encoding Fe-S protein, whose translation METLRDVVVLLHIVGFAITFGAWVTEAATRRFRTNRLMDVGLLISLVTGLALAAPWPAGIELDYAKIGVKFAILIVLGALIGIGNARQRKSGERAPTGIFWAIGVLSLANAGIAVIW comes from the coding sequence ATGGAAACGCTGCGTGACGTCGTCGTCCTGCTCCACATCGTCGGATTCGCGATCACGTTCGGCGCGTGGGTCACCGAGGCGGCGACCCGGCGATTCCGGACGAACCGGCTCATGGACGTCGGGTTGCTCATCTCACTCGTGACGGGGCTCGCACTCGCGGCGCCGTGGCCGGCGGGCATCGAGCTCGACTACGCGAAGATCGGCGTGAAGTTCGCGATCCTCATCGTGCTGGGCGCACTCATCGGCATCGGCAACGCGCGCCAGCGGAAGTCTGGGGAGCGCGCGCCCACCGGGATCTTCTGGGCGATCGGCGTGCTCTCGCTGGCGAACGCCGGCATCGCCGTCATCTGGTAG
- a CDS encoding GNAT family N-acetyltransferase: protein MNAANQADDGGRFEYPDQAGYPDGSGLLDEGQAALVDEVTADALDAVDSPSAEAEAEIAVRRLADEGLFSATIGDREVANLRFVEEDGRVVVLTTTVLPEFRGRGIASALIAVSLDDLRGRGVPLTVRCPVVAAFIASNSQYQDLAGPAAAHS, encoded by the coding sequence ATGAATGCGGCGAACCAGGCGGATGACGGTGGGCGATTCGAGTATCCGGACCAGGCGGGCTACCCCGATGGATCCGGGCTGCTCGACGAGGGGCAGGCGGCGCTGGTCGACGAGGTGACGGCGGATGCCCTCGACGCCGTGGACTCGCCGTCGGCCGAGGCGGAGGCGGAGATCGCGGTGCGCCGGCTCGCCGACGAGGGGCTCTTCTCGGCGACGATCGGCGACCGCGAGGTGGCGAACCTCCGCTTCGTGGAGGAGGACGGCCGGGTCGTCGTCCTGACGACCACCGTCCTCCCGGAGTTCCGTGGGCGCGGCATCGCGAGCGCCCTGATCGCCGTCTCGCTCGACGACCTCCGCGGGCGGGGCGTTCCGCTCACGGTGCGCTGCCCGGTCGTCGCCGCGTTCATCGCGAGCAACTCGCAGTATCAGGACCTCGCGGGTCCGGCCGCGGCCCACTCCTGA
- a CDS encoding M23 family metallopeptidase — protein MDDARRHPLVVDFPLRGAGWMAVTTPAHRVPSHGTDLLGQRYAFDFVRVDDRPGVHVHPARSWRTETIGGRTRECYAWGEPIHAPFDAEVVTASDGVAERQWVNPAREIFRAFRTAMTFTPDRVPAILGNHVILRATDASAEGGADAAHDARDSRDSRDASNGEVFAGFAHLAPGTVAVTGGQKVRAGEFLGRVGHTGNSTSPHLHFQLMDSADLLTAHGLPCAFRAYEVARDGTWHPVIDGIPRRRERIRSTGHATGDTSHPPDPLRLH, from the coding sequence GTGGACGATGCACGGCGGCATCCGCTGGTGGTCGACTTCCCGCTGCGCGGCGCGGGGTGGATGGCGGTCACGACGCCCGCGCACCGGGTGCCGAGCCACGGCACCGATCTGCTGGGCCAGCGGTACGCGTTCGACTTCGTGCGCGTCGACGACCGGCCGGGCGTGCACGTGCACCCCGCGCGGTCGTGGCGCACGGAGACGATCGGCGGTCGCACGCGCGAGTGCTATGCGTGGGGCGAGCCGATCCATGCGCCGTTCGACGCGGAGGTCGTGACGGCCTCCGACGGCGTCGCCGAACGGCAGTGGGTGAACCCGGCCCGCGAGATCTTCCGCGCGTTCCGCACCGCGATGACCTTCACGCCCGACCGGGTGCCCGCGATCCTCGGGAACCACGTGATCCTCAGGGCGACGGATGCCTCCGCCGAGGGCGGCGCTGACGCCGCTCACGACGCGCGCGATTCGCGCGATTCGCGCGACGCCTCGAACGGTGAGGTGTTCGCGGGGTTCGCGCACCTCGCGCCCGGGACGGTCGCGGTGACCGGGGGGCAGAAGGTACGGGCCGGCGAGTTCCTCGGCCGGGTCGGCCACACCGGGAACTCGACGTCGCCGCACCTGCACTTCCAGCTCATGGACTCGGCCGACCTGCTCACGGCGCACGGGCTGCCGTGCGCGTTCCGGGCGTACGAGGTCGCGCGCGACGGCACGTGGCATCCGGTCATCGACGGGATACCCAGGCGTCGCGAGCGGATCCGCTCGACCGGGCACGCGACCGGCGACACGTCACACCCGCCGGATCCGCTCAGGCTTCACTGA
- a CDS encoding DNA polymerase IV, producing MLHVDLDQFIAAVEVLRRPELAGKPVIVGGRGDPNERAVVSTASYEAREFGVGSGMPLRIAARKAPDAVILAVDHEAYGEASDQVMATLRAQPGATVQVLGWDEAFVGVTTDDPEAYARDVQRAVLEQTRLHCSVGIGDTLVRAKVATGFGKPQGVFRLTRENWLEVMGDRPTIALWGVGSKVSKRLAAHGIRTVAELAAAPHDVLIAEFGPRMGPWYAELGRGDGASVVDDTPWVARGHSRETTYQQDLADPPQVEAALRVLADAVLTDVSAEGRPVVAITLKVRYAPFITKTFSRRVPSTSDRDEVLTRFLGLAADRIEPGRPVRLLGLRAEMAMPEDARDGHTPTRGGW from the coding sequence GTGCTGCACGTCGACCTCGACCAGTTCATCGCGGCGGTCGAGGTGCTGCGGCGCCCCGAGCTCGCCGGCAAGCCGGTCATCGTCGGCGGACGGGGCGATCCGAACGAGCGCGCGGTCGTCTCGACGGCCTCGTACGAGGCGCGCGAGTTCGGAGTCGGTTCGGGCATGCCGCTGCGCATCGCCGCCCGCAAGGCTCCCGATGCGGTCATCCTCGCGGTCGACCACGAAGCCTACGGCGAGGCGTCCGACCAGGTCATGGCGACGCTGCGCGCGCAACCCGGCGCGACCGTCCAGGTGCTCGGCTGGGACGAGGCCTTCGTCGGCGTCACGACCGACGACCCCGAGGCGTACGCGCGTGACGTGCAGCGCGCGGTGCTCGAGCAGACCCGGCTGCACTGCAGCGTCGGCATCGGAGACACGCTCGTGCGCGCGAAGGTCGCGACCGGGTTCGGCAAGCCGCAGGGCGTCTTCCGGCTCACGCGCGAGAACTGGCTCGAGGTGATGGGCGATCGACCCACGATCGCGCTCTGGGGTGTCGGGTCGAAGGTGTCGAAGCGGCTCGCCGCGCACGGGATCCGCACCGTCGCCGAGCTCGCGGCCGCGCCGCACGACGTGCTCATCGCCGAGTTCGGTCCCCGCATGGGGCCCTGGTACGCCGAGCTCGGGCGTGGCGACGGGGCATCCGTCGTCGACGACACACCCTGGGTCGCTCGCGGCCACAGCCGCGAGACGACCTACCAGCAGGACCTGGCGGATCCCCCGCAGGTCGAGGCGGCCCTGCGGGTGCTCGCGGACGCGGTGCTGACGGATGTCTCGGCCGAAGGCCGCCCGGTCGTGGCGATCACCCTCAAGGTCCGGTACGCCCCGTTCATCACGAAGACCTTCAGCAGGCGAGTCCCCTCGACCTCGGATCGCGACGAGGTGCTGACCAGGTTCCTCGGCCTGGCCGCCGACCGCATCGAGCCGGGGCGGCCCGTGCGGCTGCTCGGGCTGAGAGCCGAGATGGCGATGCCCGAGGATGCACGGGACGGGCACACCCCGACCCGCGGCGGGTGGTGA
- a CDS encoding aldose epimerase family protein: MVGSVDATSVRIDAGRGGRITSLRHAGVEWLSSTTGPSGEPAIMLSGWDEIAPSIAPAHTDSGRRTASHGDLVRAAWTAGDDGWLVAAFSSLHGTFARRATVTSDRIRLDYRIATDDDEALLWAAHPILDWHAGTEIVIEGAEESAWIRVDDPGRPVTAAALRRAVRDLDPSASGKYFLPAEARPSAALVRRTDGRVLRLRWDPDLVPHLGLWLDHGSWGGAPVFAIEPTTGWGDSLDEARAAGRIMRVRPGEPRTWWIEIDVPKEEP; encoded by the coding sequence ATGGTGGGTTCAGTCGATGCGACGTCGGTGCGCATCGACGCGGGGCGGGGCGGCAGGATCACCTCCCTGCGTCACGCCGGCGTCGAATGGCTGAGTTCGACCACCGGGCCGTCGGGCGAGCCCGCGATCATGCTGTCGGGCTGGGACGAGATCGCACCGAGCATCGCGCCGGCGCACACCGACTCGGGCCGGCGGACCGCGTCGCATGGCGACCTCGTCAGGGCCGCATGGACCGCGGGCGACGACGGGTGGCTCGTGGCCGCGTTCTCGAGCCTGCACGGCACGTTCGCGCGGCGCGCGACCGTGACCTCGGACCGGATCCGCCTCGACTACCGGATCGCGACCGACGATGACGAGGCCCTGCTCTGGGCCGCGCATCCGATCCTCGACTGGCATGCCGGGACCGAGATCGTGATCGAGGGCGCCGAGGAGTCGGCCTGGATCCGAGTCGACGATCCCGGCCGGCCCGTGACCGCGGCTGCGCTCAGGCGCGCCGTGCGCGACCTCGATCCGTCGGCGAGCGGCAAGTACTTCCTGCCGGCCGAAGCCCGGCCCAGTGCGGCGCTCGTGCGGCGCACGGACGGCCGTGTCCTACGGCTTCGCTGGGACCCGGATCTGGTGCCCCACCTCGGCCTCTGGCTCGATCACGGTTCGTGGGGCGGGGCTCCGGTGTTCGCGATCGAGCCCACGACGGGCTGGGGCGACTCGCTGGACGAGGCGCGCGCGGCGGGCCGGATCATGCGCGTGCGGCCAGGCGAACCGCGCACGTGGTGGATCGAGATCGACGTTCCCAAGGAGGAACCATGA
- a CDS encoding NAD-dependent epimerase/dehydratase family protein → MSEHEVSGRRILVTGADGLIGRHAVRRLRELGADVVAFARRFRTLSEADAELVVGDTRNPDDVARAVATGVDAVVHLAAISHWTKGTAVEVFTANTASTFTVLETAAAAGVRDFVVAGSIQANGLDGNPARPLPAYFPIDVGLPGEVADAYSLSKTADELTAAMISTRWGATVITLRFPLTTDAEELAEFRQAWSDDPEGGVRLGWAYLDVHDAGDVIARALALGGVRAPIVHVAAPDTLIGGDTMRLLATYADGVPVRREIHGDRVPLDLEPARALGLLPSATSMKEMR, encoded by the coding sequence ATGAGTGAGCACGAGGTGAGCGGCCGGCGCATCCTCGTCACCGGCGCCGACGGCCTGATCGGCCGGCACGCGGTGCGGAGACTGCGCGAGCTCGGGGCGGACGTCGTGGCGTTCGCCCGGCGGTTCCGCACCCTCTCGGAGGCCGACGCCGAGCTCGTCGTCGGCGACACCCGGAACCCGGACGACGTCGCGCGCGCGGTGGCGACGGGCGTCGACGCCGTCGTGCATCTCGCGGCGATCTCGCACTGGACGAAGGGCACGGCGGTCGAGGTCTTCACCGCCAACACCGCATCGACCTTCACCGTGCTGGAGACGGCGGCTGCGGCGGGCGTCCGGGACTTCGTGGTCGCCGGAAGCATTCAGGCCAACGGGCTGGACGGCAATCCGGCGCGGCCGCTGCCCGCCTACTTTCCCATCGACGTCGGCCTCCCGGGCGAGGTCGCCGACGCATACTCCCTGTCGAAGACCGCGGACGAGCTGACGGCGGCGATGATCTCCACACGGTGGGGTGCGACGGTCATCACGCTCCGCTTCCCGCTCACCACGGATGCTGAGGAGCTGGCGGAGTTCCGCCAGGCCTGGTCCGACGATCCCGAAGGCGGGGTCAGGCTCGGCTGGGCGTACCTCGACGTCCACGACGCCGGCGACGTGATCGCGCGCGCGCTCGCGCTCGGCGGCGTCCGCGCCCCGATCGTGCACGTCGCCGCACCGGACACGCTGATCGGCGGCGACACGATGCGGTTGCTCGCCACCTACGCGGACGGCGTGCCGGTCCGACGGGAGATCCACGGCGACAGGGTCCCGCTGGACCTCGAACCGGCCCGCGCGCTCGGCCTGCTCCCGTCGGCGACCTCGATGAAGGAGATGCGATGA
- the dgoD gene encoding galactonate dehydratase encodes MRITSVETFPISDRQLLVKISTDAGIAGWGEPTLETWTRPVAATVEQMAEYLIGKDPRQINRHWQVLTRGGFYRGGPVMGSAVAGLDQAMWDLLGKSLGAPVHELLGGAVRDAIRLYAHANTDDRLGDPARAAALLRDGWTMVKLVPYLSAAPLETPGFTERLVSDLRELRTVVGAEVDLAVDLHGRLSLAQSRRFLDATADLGLVFVEEPLRPEHTGLVGRLTSATATPIALGERLYSRAEFLPALTAGVTVVQPDVSHAGGISEAVRIAAMSEPFDALLAPHCPLGIVAFAACVQVDAVAPNFLAQECIVSFDGANPDTDLSFLLNPDEWMPRDGYLPLPTRPGLGLEIDEAAVRDAARHDRTDPGVRLWWSDPRDQGYREW; translated from the coding sequence ATGAGGATCACGTCGGTCGAGACGTTCCCGATCTCGGATCGGCAGCTGCTGGTCAAGATCTCCACCGACGCCGGAATCGCGGGCTGGGGCGAGCCGACGCTCGAGACGTGGACGCGACCGGTCGCCGCGACCGTGGAGCAGATGGCCGAGTATCTGATCGGCAAGGACCCGCGCCAGATCAACCGGCACTGGCAGGTGCTCACGCGCGGCGGCTTCTACCGCGGCGGGCCCGTGATGGGCTCGGCCGTCGCCGGGCTCGACCAGGCGATGTGGGACCTGCTCGGGAAGTCGCTCGGCGCGCCGGTACATGAGCTGCTCGGCGGCGCCGTGCGCGACGCGATCCGGCTGTACGCGCACGCGAACACGGACGACCGGCTCGGCGATCCGGCCCGCGCGGCCGCGCTCCTGCGCGACGGCTGGACGATGGTGAAGCTCGTGCCGTACCTCAGCGCCGCGCCCCTCGAGACGCCTGGCTTCACGGAGCGGTTGGTGAGCGATCTGCGTGAGCTCCGGACCGTCGTGGGCGCCGAGGTCGACCTCGCGGTCGATCTGCACGGCCGGCTCTCGCTCGCACAGTCCCGGCGGTTCCTCGACGCGACCGCCGATCTCGGCCTGGTGTTCGTCGAGGAGCCCCTTCGCCCCGAGCACACCGGTCTCGTCGGCAGGCTCACGTCCGCGACGGCGACGCCGATCGCGTTGGGGGAGCGCCTCTATTCGCGGGCCGAGTTCCTGCCGGCGCTCACGGCCGGGGTCACGGTCGTGCAGCCGGATGTCTCGCACGCCGGCGGGATCTCCGAGGCGGTGAGGATCGCCGCGATGAGCGAGCCATTCGACGCGCTGCTCGCGCCGCACTGTCCGCTGGGGATCGTCGCGTTCGCCGCGTGCGTGCAGGTGGACGCGGTCGCGCCGAACTTCCTCGCGCAGGAGTGCATCGTGAGCTTCGACGGCGCGAATCCCGACACGGATCTCAGCTTCCTCCTGAATCCAGACGAATGGATGCCCCGTGACGGGTACCTGCCGTTGCCCACGCGTCCCGGGCTCGGCCTTGAGATCGACGAGGCGGCCGTGCGCGACGCGGCGCGCCACGACCGCACCGATCCGGGCGTCCGGCTGTGGTGGTCCGACCCGCGTGATCAGGGCTACCGCGAGTGGTGA
- a CDS encoding ABC transporter substrate-binding protein: MHSSKNRWAAAVVGIAASALVLSACSAGTGGESTEGVELTAWGAQTTTDATKAMIEAYEEETGNTINLEIIPDGFDENLLTQWATGARPDILFGQPLQGALLKLNPTKNLQDLSDMAFVESTKFGLEEAGTVDGVHYTATYGFPTLFGLFSNTEVLAANGLEVPTTQAELDTAIATLTAAGVPAFGVTGGDAWTTQLPFFTRVTDAVADGLVEEINTGEAEWTDPRAVEALEWVQGLVTNGSTNPNASTAVFGDDAAMLENGEVAFVAQGTWLTPAFTGGLENIEFTAFPSESGAVMWHSSNLVSIQLPITGDETKEAAAREFVDFATVGDGYQVYLEETGEPSVIEGVDDPADLDPVQQKIVAAFEGSIPSIDTQSAASLGDFPGLMGQLIAGTLTPEQVAEQLQLQFADNAKQAGIEGF; encoded by the coding sequence GTGCACAGCAGCAAGAACAGGTGGGCCGCCGCAGTCGTCGGCATCGCCGCCTCCGCGTTGGTCCTTTCCGCCTGCTCGGCGGGTACGGGAGGCGAGTCGACCGAGGGGGTCGAATTGACGGCGTGGGGCGCGCAGACGACGACCGACGCCACGAAGGCCATGATCGAGGCCTACGAGGAGGAGACCGGCAACACCATCAACCTCGAGATCATCCCCGACGGCTTCGACGAGAACCTGCTCACGCAGTGGGCGACCGGGGCCCGGCCCGACATCCTCTTCGGACAGCCGCTCCAGGGCGCGCTGCTCAAGCTCAATCCGACCAAGAACCTGCAGGATCTCTCAGACATGGCGTTCGTCGAGTCGACGAAGTTCGGCCTGGAGGAGGCCGGCACCGTCGACGGCGTCCACTACACGGCCACCTATGGCTTCCCGACGCTGTTCGGCCTGTTCTCCAACACCGAGGTGCTCGCCGCGAACGGCCTCGAGGTGCCGACCACGCAGGCCGAGCTCGACACCGCGATCGCGACCCTCACGGCCGCGGGCGTCCCGGCGTTCGGCGTGACGGGCGGCGACGCCTGGACCACCCAGCTGCCGTTCTTCACGCGCGTGACCGACGCCGTCGCCGACGGGCTCGTCGAGGAGATCAACACGGGCGAGGCCGAGTGGACCGACCCGCGCGCGGTCGAGGCGCTCGAATGGGTGCAGGGCCTCGTCACGAACGGCAGCACGAACCCGAACGCGAGCACGGCGGTCTTCGGCGACGATGCGGCCATGCTCGAGAACGGCGAGGTCGCCTTCGTCGCGCAGGGCACATGGCTCACGCCCGCGTTCACCGGCGGGCTCGAGAACATCGAGTTCACCGCGTTCCCGAGCGAGAGCGGCGCCGTCATGTGGCACTCCTCGAACCTCGTCTCCATCCAGCTGCCGATCACGGGCGATGAGACCAAAGAGGCCGCGGCCCGCGAGTTCGTCGACTTCGCCACCGTCGGCGACGGGTACCAGGTCTACCTCGAGGAGACGGGCGAGCCCTCGGTCATCGAGGGCGTCGACGACCCCGCCGACCTCGACCCCGTGCAGCAGAAGATCGTCGCCGCGTTCGAAGGGTCGATCCCGAGCATCGACACCCAGTCGGCCGCATCGCTGGGCGACTTCCCGGGCCTGATGGGCCAGCTGATCGCCGGCACGCTCACGCCCGAGCAGGTCGCGGAACAGCTGCAGCTGCAGTTCGCGGACAACGCCAAGCAGGCCGGAATCGAAGGCTTCTGA